The Anopheles coluzzii chromosome 2, AcolN3, whole genome shotgun sequence genome window below encodes:
- the LOC120959319 gene encoding uncharacterized protein LOC120959319 isoform X1, with protein MLTKEELLCALEVANIEVPPKATLPQLRMLYEQSVPKNKMEEQSTQNFIPQRVCADEDEVTNNGNHVAAAAILMKDKAAPTSSTQGASFDATSHQLELMALRAKIMEMEQRQTFTDGRLVHPEELKHLIPEFSDGLGINKWINTIRYNSELYGWQDRTMLLYAGSRLTGAASEWYNGFRNTLKTFDEFADTIKKAFPDRCNEAVIHSQLASVYKKISESYTSYVYRVNALGMSGHVSEEAIITYVIRGLSRDPLYDSLVTKDYRDIYDLIDNIKRYESHLLLRKNPERRSPSHINTISPRPIPPRQTTTEPLRCYNCSNHGHHSSQCTQPRRAPGSCFRCGSTSHVIRNCPVPDRRQLTVAAVQGNDNETAHLDSGENGNFVQLEAYQEL; from the exons ATGCTTACAAAAGAGGAACTTCTTTGTGCTTTGGAAGTTGCTAACATCGAAGTGCCTCCGAAAGCAACTTTACCACAACTACGCATGTTGTACGAGCAAAGtgtaccgaaaaacaaaatggaggaACAATCAACCCAGAATTTCATTCCTCAAAGAGTGTGTGCAGATGAAGACGAAGTGACGAACAATGGAAACCACGTTGCAGCAGCCGCCATCTTGATGAAAGACAAAGCTGCTCCGACATCTTCGACGCAAGGTGCTTCATTCGACGCAACTTCTCATCAATTGGAATTAATGGCGCTACGAGCAAAAATTATGGAAATGGAACAGCGGCAGACGTTTACGGATGGTCGATTGGTTCATCCCGAGGAGTTGAAACATTTGATACCGGAATTTTCTGACGGCCTCGGTATCAATAAGTGGATCAATACGATTCGCTACAATAGCGAATTATATGGATGGCAGGATCGCACGATGCTTTTATATGCAGGCAGTCGGTTGACTGGAGCAGCAAGCGAATGGTACAATGGCTTCCGTAACACTTTGAAGACATTCGACGAATTCGCTGACACAATTAAAAAGGCTTTTCCTGATCGCTGTAACGAAGCCGTTATTCATAGCCAATTAGCATCGGTCTACAAGAAAATTTCTGAGTCGTACACAAGCTATGTATACCGAGTAAATGCGCTGGGAATGTCAGGCCACGTGAGTGAGGAGGCTATCATAACTTATGTCATCAGAGGACTTTCTCGTGACCCTCTCTATGATAGCCTTGTGACCAAGGATTACCGCGATATTTACGACCTGATTGACAACATTAAGCGATATGAATCCCATCTTCTGTTGCGCAAAAACCCAGAACGCCGCAGCCCATCTCACATCAACACCATTTCCCCGAGACCGATTCCACCAAGACAAACGACGACAGAACCTCTTCGATGTTATAACTGCTCGAATCATGGACATCATTCATCGCAATGCACACAACCTCGTCGAGCTCCGGGTTCCTGTTTCCGATGTGGTAGCACATCACATGTCATTCGCAACTGTCCTGTCCCAGATAGACGTCAACTAACGGTTGCTGCGGTACAGGGCAACGACAATGAAACAGCGCATCTAGATTctggggaaaatggaaacttcGTTCAACTTGAGGCCTATCAGGAG CTCTAA
- the LOC120959319 gene encoding uncharacterized protein LOC120959319 isoform X2, translating to MLTKEELLCALEVANIEVPPKATLPQLRMLYEQSVPKNKMEEQSTQNFIPQRVCADEDEVTNNGNHVAAAAILMKDKAAPTSSTQGASFDATSHQLELMALRAKIMEMEQRQTFTDGRLVHPEELKHLIPEFSDGLGINKWINTIRYNSELYGWQDRTMLLYAGSRLTGAASEWYNGFRNTLKTFDEFADTIKKAFPDRCNEAVIHSQLASVYKKISESYTSYVYRVNALGMSGHVSEEAIITYVIRGLSRDPLYDSLVTKDYRDIYDLIDNIKRYESHLLLRKNPERRSPSHINTISPRPIPPRQTTTEPLRCYNCSNHGHHSSQCTQPRRAPGSCFRCGSTSHVIRNCPVPDRRQLTVAAVQGNDNETAHLDSGENGNFVQLEAYQEL from the coding sequence ATGCTTACAAAAGAGGAACTTCTTTGTGCTTTGGAAGTTGCTAACATCGAAGTGCCTCCGAAAGCAACTTTACCACAACTACGCATGTTGTACGAGCAAAGtgtaccgaaaaacaaaatggaggaACAATCAACCCAGAATTTCATTCCTCAAAGAGTGTGTGCAGATGAAGACGAAGTGACGAACAATGGAAACCACGTTGCAGCAGCCGCCATCTTGATGAAAGACAAAGCTGCTCCGACATCTTCGACGCAAGGTGCTTCATTCGACGCAACTTCTCATCAATTGGAATTAATGGCGCTACGAGCAAAAATTATGGAAATGGAACAGCGGCAGACGTTTACGGATGGTCGATTGGTTCATCCCGAGGAGTTGAAACATTTGATACCGGAATTTTCTGACGGCCTCGGTATCAATAAGTGGATCAATACGATTCGCTACAATAGCGAATTATATGGATGGCAGGATCGCACGATGCTTTTATATGCAGGCAGTCGGTTGACTGGAGCAGCAAGCGAATGGTACAATGGCTTCCGTAACACTTTGAAGACATTCGACGAATTCGCTGACACAATTAAAAAGGCTTTTCCTGATCGCTGTAACGAAGCCGTTATTCATAGCCAATTAGCATCGGTCTACAAGAAAATTTCTGAGTCGTACACAAGCTATGTATACCGAGTAAATGCGCTGGGAATGTCAGGCCACGTGAGTGAGGAGGCTATCATAACTTATGTCATCAGAGGACTTTCTCGTGACCCTCTCTATGATAGCCTTGTGACCAAGGATTACCGCGATATTTACGACCTGATTGACAACATTAAGCGATATGAATCCCATCTTCTGTTGCGCAAAAACCCAGAACGCCGCAGCCCATCTCACATCAACACCATTTCCCCGAGACCGATTCCACCAAGACAAACGACGACAGAACCTCTTCGATGTTATAACTGCTCGAATCATGGACATCATTCATCGCAATGCACACAACCTCGTCGAGCTCCGGGTTCCTGTTTCCGATGTGGTAGCACATCACATGTCATTCGCAACTGTCCTGTCCCAGATAGACGTCAACTAACGGTTGCTGCGGTACAGGGCAACGACAATGAAACAGCGCATCTAGATTctggggaaaatggaaacttcGTTCAACTTGAGGCCTATCAGGAG